A genomic segment from Lignipirellula cremea encodes:
- a CDS encoding ubiquitin family protein, with protein MKVLLINNDGGGFADYVDVAKGTTVTEMFEQHIGSGDPANYLIRVNRQPCPADQTLQEGDRISITPTKIEGAKL; from the coding sequence ATGAAAGTGTTACTCATCAACAACGACGGCGGCGGTTTTGCGGACTACGTCGATGTCGCCAAAGGGACGACGGTAACCGAGATGTTTGAACAGCACATCGGATCGGGCGATCCGGCGAACTACCTCATCCGCGTCAACCGCCAGCCCTGTCCGGCCGACCAGACGCTGCAGGAAGGCGACCGTATCTCCATCACGCCGACGAAAATTGAAGGCGCCAAGCTCTAA
- a CDS encoding HesA/MoeB/ThiF family protein: MSTTTTDTPDRFIRQRDLVPAERLAAITATVIGVGAIGRQVALQLAAIGTPCIQLIDFDDVEPTNIATQGYLHEDVGRPKVFAAAEAIRRLDPNVRVATIHERYRSKHTIGDAVFCCVDSISARSAIWRSAHRRCQIWADGRMLAEVIRVLAAGSPSDFTRYAGTLFPQADAQRGSCTSRSTIYAASIAAGLMLHQFTRWLRGLPVDADTTLNLLAGEWTVS; the protein is encoded by the coding sequence TTGAGCACGACCACAACAGATACTCCAGATCGTTTTATCAGGCAACGCGATCTCGTCCCGGCCGAACGACTTGCCGCCATCACGGCTACGGTGATCGGCGTCGGGGCTATCGGCCGGCAGGTTGCCCTGCAGCTGGCCGCGATCGGAACGCCTTGCATCCAACTCATCGACTTCGATGACGTGGAGCCGACGAACATCGCCACGCAAGGATACCTTCACGAAGACGTCGGACGACCAAAGGTGTTCGCAGCCGCCGAAGCGATTCGCCGTCTCGACCCCAATGTTCGGGTCGCGACGATTCACGAACGCTACCGCTCGAAGCATACGATCGGCGACGCCGTCTTCTGCTGTGTCGATTCCATCTCGGCCCGGTCCGCCATCTGGCGGTCGGCTCACAGACGCTGCCAAATCTGGGCGGACGGCAGAATGCTCGCCGAGGTAATCCGCGTCCTGGCCGCAGGCAGCCCCAGCGACTTCACCCGTTACGCCGGTACGCTCTTCCCCCAAGCCGACGCCCAGCGCGGCAGTTGCACCTCCCGCAGCACGATCTACGCCGCCAGTATCGCCGCCGGCCTGATGCTGCACCAGTTCACCCGCTGGCTCCGCGGCTTGCCCGTCGACGCCGACACCACGCTCAACTTGCTGGCTGGCGAATGGACCGTTAGTTAA
- a CDS encoding helix-turn-helix domain-containing protein, which yields MRQKRKPAVPQGRRQFDEDFNREAVQMLLDGHTAGSIVDRLGLSSTTILYRWKRKQLARSGPVASSLDASIKELEA from the coding sequence ATGCGTCAGAAACGGAAGCCTGCGGTTCCCCAAGGCAGGCGGCAGTTCGATGAGGACTTCAATCGGGAGGCCGTGCAGATGCTGCTCGATGGCCATACGGCGGGCTCGATTGTCGATCGTCTAGGCTTGTCGAGCACGACCATTCTCTATCGCTGGAAACGAAAGCAACTCGCTCGCAGCGGGCCTGTGGCGTCGTCGCTCGACGCCAGCATCAAGGAACTCGAGGCATAA